In a genomic window of Candidatus Hadarchaeales archaeon:
- a CDS encoding sulfide/dihydroorotate dehydrogenase-like FAD/NAD-binding protein: MFKILSKEFICPTVAKFEIEAPLIARKARPGQFVIIRIDEKGERIPLTLNDWSQEKGTITLVALEAGATTKRLLSLRNGDYLMDVVGPLGKPAEIKKYGTVACVGGGVGIACVYPEVRAFKEAGNYVISIIGARTRELLIFEEEIRKFSDELYVTTDDGSYGQKGFVSDALRKLIEGGKKLDLVLAVGPVPMMKAVAEVTRPHGIKTVASLNPIMVDGTGMCGCCRVEVGGKTKFACVDGPEFDAHQVDFDLLAARNRRYLEEERRALEELRRRS; this comes from the coding sequence ATGTTTAAAATCCTCTCGAAAGAGTTCATCTGTCCCACCGTGGCGAAATTTGAAATCGAGGCACCTCTTATCGCCAGAAAGGCCAGACCGGGGCAGTTCGTGATCATAAGGATAGATGAAAAGGGGGAGCGCATTCCCCTCACCCTCAACGACTGGTCGCAGGAAAAGGGGACCATTACTTTGGTGGCGCTCGAAGCAGGTGCTACTACGAAGAGGTTGCTTTCCCTCAGAAATGGAGATTACCTCATGGATGTGGTGGGTCCTTTGGGAAAACCGGCGGAGATAAAGAAGTATGGGACGGTAGCGTGCGTGGGTGGAGGAGTAGGCATAGCCTGTGTATATCCGGAGGTTAGGGCCTTCAAAGAGGCAGGTAATTACGTGATCTCCATCATTGGTGCTAGGACGAGGGAACTTCTGATCTTCGAGGAGGAAATACGGAAGTTCAGTGACGAGCTTTACGTTACTACCGATGACGGTTCTTACGGACAGAAGGGGTTTGTGAGTGATGCTCTGCGCAAGTTGATAGAGGGGGGGAAGAAGCTGGATTTGGTTTTGGCGGTTGGTCCCGTACCCATGATGAAGGCCGTGGCGGAGGTGACCAGACCCCATGGAATAAAGACGGTGGCCAGTCTCAACCCCATCATGGTGGATGGTACTGGGATGTGTGGATGCTGCAGGGTGGAGGTAGGGGGAAAGACCAAGTTCGCTTGTGTGGACGGCCCCGAGTTCGATGCCCATCAGGTGGACTTCGATCTCCTAGCGGCTAGGAACCGCAGGTACCTTGAGGAGGAAAGGAGGGCACTGGAAGAGTTGAGGAGGAGATCATGA
- a CDS encoding 2Fe-2S iron-sulfur cluster-binding protein, with product MKEVTLEIDGKVVRAKEGMTILQAAKEAGIEIPTLCYHEEMEPYGVCRICVVEIERGGRSRTVASCCYPVEEGLKVRTRTPKIERVRKTILELAAITAGEDVGGEVRALAFQYGANLSRFVSLGLVEPSKCILCGLCVRRCIEAQWDNAIDFVGRGVGRRVALMPGKEEACKTCSYCYRVCPTGRITSFGPNPPFSPP from the coding sequence GTGAAGGAGGTCACACTGGAAATCGATGGGAAGGTTGTGAGGGCGAAGGAAGGAATGACGATACTCCAAGCTGCGAAGGAGGCGGGAATAGAAATTCCTACCCTATGTTATCACGAGGAGATGGAACCCTATGGAGTCTGTAGGATTTGCGTGGTGGAAATAGAAAGGGGAGGGAGATCCAGGACCGTAGCTTCTTGTTGTTATCCCGTGGAGGAAGGTCTGAAGGTAAGGACTAGGACCCCTAAGATCGAGAGGGTGAGAAAGACCATCTTGGAGCTGGCAGCCATCACCGCGGGAGAGGATGTGGGTGGAGAAGTGAGGGCTTTGGCCTTCCAGTACGGAGCGAACCTCTCACGCTTCGTTTCCTTGGGATTGGTGGAGCCCAGTAAGTGTATCCTCTGCGGCCTCTGCGTGAGGCGCTGTATCGAAGCCCAATGGGATAATGCTATAGACTTCGTGGGCAGGGGAGTGGGGAGAAGGGTAGCGTTGATGCCTGGGAAGGAAGAGGCCTGTAAGACATGTTCCTATTGCTACAGGGTTTGTCCCACCGGCAGAATCACTTCCTTTGGACCCAATCCGCCTTTCTCTCCCCCCTAG
- a CDS encoding NADH-ubiquinone oxidoreductase-F iron-sulfur binding region domain-containing protein, which yields MGEGMRERLRGPEELERWRERLRRERDPSALLFTVNVRSACGLAAGSEEVAKRLEEEVEGRGLAGRIVRTGCNGFCEKEPVVTVYPDETFYVGVRSEDVPELVEGVEKGKVVDRLLYQDPVTGQRIRKASDLPFYRHQQKLLLSLNGRIDPTRIEDYIAEGGYRALAKALFELTPEQVLEEVKRSGLRGRGGGGFPTGRKWETTRKAPGEPKYVIVNCDEGDPGAFMDRSLMEGNPHSVLEGLIIGAYAIGSHQGFIYVREEYPLAVENIGIAIEQARECGLLGEDILGSGFDFEVEVHRGAGAFVSGESSALMTAIEGRVGEPRPKYIHTAVKGIHDKPSCLNNVETWANVPLIILNGAEWFRKIGTEGSPGTKIFSLVGKVNNTGLVEVPMGITLRKIIFEIGGGIKGGKRFKAVQTGGPSGGVIPEQYLDTPVDFDELTKLGSMMGSGGMIVMDEDTCMVDVARFFIHFLLEESCGKCIPCREGLRVLDRILTDLCLGKGKEEDLKTIEEICEAMAEASLCALGTTAVNPVLTTMRYFGEEYEAHLKGRCPAKVCKALTAYFINPDKCQGCLVCFKNCPTGAIQGEREMVHVIEQEKCIKCGICYAVCPFGAVEKLSPPVAPPATYGIKAKKEVRK from the coding sequence ATGGGTGAGGGAATGAGGGAGCGCCTGAGGGGTCCCGAGGAATTGGAAAGGTGGAGGGAAAGACTGAGGAGGGAAAGGGATCCCTCCGCGCTGCTCTTCACGGTAAACGTGAGGTCGGCCTGTGGCCTGGCGGCTGGAAGCGAGGAAGTGGCCAAGAGGCTGGAGGAAGAGGTGGAGGGAAGGGGACTGGCAGGAAGGATCGTCAGAACGGGATGTAACGGTTTCTGTGAGAAGGAGCCCGTGGTCACGGTTTATCCGGACGAGACCTTTTACGTGGGGGTAAGGAGCGAGGACGTTCCCGAGCTGGTGGAGGGTGTGGAAAAGGGGAAGGTGGTAGACCGCCTCCTCTATCAGGATCCCGTCACGGGACAGAGGATCAGGAAGGCCTCCGACCTCCCCTTCTACCGCCACCAGCAAAAGCTCCTCCTCTCCCTCAACGGTAGGATCGATCCCACCAGGATAGAGGATTACATAGCCGAGGGGGGATACAGGGCCCTGGCCAAGGCCCTCTTCGAGCTCACCCCCGAACAGGTCCTGGAGGAAGTCAAGCGCTCCGGCCTGAGGGGGAGGGGGGGAGGGGGCTTCCCCACGGGGAGGAAGTGGGAGACCACCAGGAAGGCCCCGGGGGAGCCCAAGTACGTGATCGTGAACTGCGATGAGGGGGATCCCGGAGCCTTCATGGACCGCTCCCTCATGGAGGGGAATCCCCACTCCGTCCTGGAGGGATTGATCATAGGGGCCTATGCCATAGGCTCCCATCAGGGCTTCATCTACGTGAGGGAGGAATATCCCCTGGCCGTGGAGAACATAGGTATAGCCATAGAGCAGGCCAGGGAGTGCGGCCTGCTGGGTGAGGACATCCTGGGTTCGGGTTTCGACTTCGAGGTGGAAGTCCACCGTGGAGCCGGGGCCTTCGTCTCCGGGGAATCGAGTGCCCTCATGACGGCCATAGAGGGGAGGGTGGGCGAACCCAGGCCCAAGTACATCCACACGGCCGTGAAGGGGATCCACGACAAGCCCTCCTGCCTGAACAACGTGGAGACCTGGGCCAACGTCCCCCTCATCATCCTCAACGGGGCGGAATGGTTCAGGAAGATAGGGACGGAGGGTTCTCCTGGCACCAAGATCTTCAGCCTCGTGGGGAAGGTCAACAACACGGGATTGGTGGAGGTACCCATGGGCATAACCCTGAGGAAGATCATCTTCGAGATAGGGGGAGGGATAAAGGGAGGGAAGAGGTTCAAGGCCGTCCAGACGGGTGGCCCCTCCGGGGGGGTTATACCGGAGCAGTATTTGGATACCCCCGTGGACTTCGATGAGCTCACGAAGCTGGGTTCCATGATGGGCTCGGGTGGGATGATCGTCATGGACGAGGATACCTGCATGGTGGATGTGGCCAGGTTCTTCATCCACTTCCTCCTGGAGGAATCCTGTGGGAAGTGCATTCCGTGCAGGGAGGGACTGAGGGTGCTGGACAGGATCCTCACGGACCTCTGCTTGGGTAAGGGGAAGGAGGAGGATCTGAAGACCATAGAAGAGATATGCGAAGCCATGGCCGAAGCCTCCCTCTGTGCCTTGGGCACCACGGCCGTGAATCCCGTCCTCACGACCATGAGGTACTTCGGGGAGGAGTACGAGGCCCATCTGAAGGGAAGATGTCCTGCGAAGGTTTGTAAAGCTTTGACGGCTTACTTCATAAACCCCGACAAGTGCCAGGGATGCTTGGTATGTTTCAAGAACTGCCCCACTGGGGCTATTCAGGGCGAGAGGGAGATGGTGCACGTGATCGAGCAGGAGAAATGTATCAAGTGTGGAATATGTTATGCCGTTTGTCCTTTCGGAGCGGTAGAGAAGCTTTCTCCACCGGTGGCTCCCCCAGCCACTTACGGAATAAAGGCGAAGAAGGAGGTGAGAAAGTGA
- the nuoE gene encoding NADH-quinone oxidoreductase subunit NuoE: MRYRCVECGNEWEDRGWLSTCSRCGQKVTGVSSFFRGPEHPEKLIQVLLSLQREKGWLSPETLKEVSRKLGVPLSRIYQVATFYKAFSLVPRGRHLLRVCMGTACQIRGSPAILERLRQLLGVEPGQVTADGKFTLETVNCLGCCAMGPVMMVDDQYFGRLKLPQLEKILGSYG; encoded by the coding sequence ATGAGGTACAGATGCGTGGAATGTGGCAACGAATGGGAGGATAGGGGCTGGCTCTCCACCTGTTCCAGGTGTGGGCAGAAGGTTACGGGTGTTTCCTCCTTCTTCCGTGGACCCGAACATCCGGAAAAGCTCATCCAGGTGCTCCTCTCCCTGCAGAGGGAGAAGGGATGGCTCTCTCCGGAGACCCTCAAGGAGGTGAGCAGGAAGTTGGGGGTTCCCCTCTCGAGGATCTATCAGGTAGCCACCTTTTACAAGGCCTTTTCCCTGGTTCCCAGGGGGAGGCATTTGCTGAGGGTGTGTATGGGAACGGCCTGTCAGATCAGGGGTTCTCCGGCCATCCTCGAGAGGCTCCGTCAGCTACTGGGAGTGGAACCGGGGCAGGTCACGGCGGATGGAAAGTTTACCTTGGAGACCGTGAATTGCTTGGGGTGTTGCGCGATGGGTCCGGTGATGATGGTGGACGACCAGTATTTTGGACGTTTGAAGCTTCCCCAACTGGAGAAAATCTTGGGGAGCTATGGGTGA
- a CDS encoding metallophosphoesterase gives MRLMAVADFHGKPESKAYLSKCVERKDLDALVIMGDLTQFGPVSAGEEVLEPVKDLKIPVLCVPGNCDPKTMVEVLEKWGINLHGKRLRLGEWTFLGLGGSNITPFNTPFEFTENEIWEALTSLLLPEDRKVVLITHTPPFNSSSDLCRGGAHAGSKSVRRFIEEKNPILNLCAHIHEARGIERIGRTLVVNPGPLFEGYAAQVVLEGEEARAELLKL, from the coding sequence ATGCGCTTGATGGCAGTGGCTGACTTCCACGGGAAACCGGAAAGCAAGGCCTACCTCTCCAAGTGTGTGGAGAGGAAGGACCTGGATGCCCTCGTGATCATGGGAGATCTCACCCAGTTCGGCCCCGTCAGTGCCGGGGAAGAGGTACTGGAACCCGTGAAGGACCTGAAGATCCCCGTTCTCTGCGTACCTGGGAACTGCGATCCCAAGACCATGGTGGAGGTGCTGGAGAAGTGGGGCATCAACCTCCATGGGAAGAGGTTGAGGTTAGGGGAATGGACCTTCCTCGGCTTGGGAGGCTCCAACATCACCCCCTTCAACACCCCCTTCGAGTTCACGGAAAACGAGATCTGGGAGGCCCTCACCTCCCTCCTCCTGCCGGAAGACAGGAAGGTGGTGCTCATCACCCATACACCCCCCTTCAACTCCTCCTCCGACCTCTGCAGGGGGGGAGCCCACGCGGGAAGCAAAAGCGTGAGGAGATTCATAGAGGAGAAAAACCCCATCCTCAACCTCTGCGCCCACATCCACGAAGCCAGGGGAATCGAGAGGATAGGAAGAACCCTCGTGGTCAACCCAGGACCCCTCTTCGAGGGTTATGCGGCCCAAGTGGTGCTGGAGGGAGAAGAGGCGAGGGCGGAACTCCTCAAGCTCTGA
- the metG gene encoding methionine--tRNA ligase, whose amino-acid sequence MKFFITTAIDYPTSSPHLGHAYEKICADAIARFWRLRGAKVHFSTGTDEHGLKIQRTAEREGKTPQELVDERSSEFRRMCEELGISYDDFIRTTEERHLKVVEELVRKLQEKGEIYRGRYEGFYCTECETYYSQEELVEGKCPVHGIKTEWVSEEGYFFKMGKYRERILEHLKNHPEFLEPEGRRNEILRRLEEPLRDLCISRSGFSWGIPLPGLEGYILYVWVDALMNYLTTAGYPGKTFEERWPPDLHLIGKDISWHHSVIWTSLLLALDLPLPKKIFVHGFITYKGEKLSKSRGVTLDPLHFARTYSPDALRYFLLREVSFGQDGSFSEEALRTRLKEELVGNLGNFVHRVLTFTWNHFDGKVPEGKVDPSLEREVASCAEETGRLMEGLRLHQALERVMLLAKTGNEYFQGKRPWEAIKVRRGEAADCLFNSLNLVKCLSILLFPFLPFTSQKMAHMLGVEVKEWKQAYTFDLKPGHPIRKPEILFRVVEAEPAGSTLKAEEFEKVDLRVAEVVRAERVQGSEKMVRLELRLPEGNRTVMAGIGKSYSPEELVGKRVVLVANLERKKIMGVESEGMILAAGEREEELSLIVPERPVKPGTKVR is encoded by the coding sequence ATGAAGTTCTTCATCACCACGGCGATAGACTATCCCACTTCCTCCCCCCACCTGGGACATGCCTACGAAAAGATCTGTGCGGATGCGATCGCCAGGTTCTGGAGGTTGAGGGGAGCGAAGGTCCATTTCAGCACGGGAACGGACGAACACGGCCTCAAAATCCAGCGCACGGCAGAAAGGGAAGGGAAGACCCCCCAAGAACTGGTGGACGAGAGGTCCTCGGAATTCAGGAGGATGTGCGAGGAACTGGGCATCTCCTACGACGACTTCATCAGGACCACCGAGGAAAGACATCTGAAGGTGGTGGAGGAACTGGTGAGGAAGCTACAGGAGAAGGGTGAAATCTACAGGGGGAGATACGAGGGCTTTTACTGTACGGAATGCGAGACCTACTATTCCCAGGAGGAGCTGGTGGAAGGGAAGTGCCCCGTGCATGGGATAAAAACGGAGTGGGTGAGCGAGGAGGGATACTTCTTCAAGATGGGGAAATACAGGGAAAGGATCTTGGAACACCTGAAGAACCATCCGGAGTTCCTCGAACCGGAGGGAAGGAGGAACGAAATCCTGAGGAGGCTGGAGGAACCTCTGAGGGACCTCTGCATCTCCCGCTCTGGCTTCAGCTGGGGGATTCCCCTTCCCGGACTGGAGGGATACATCCTCTACGTATGGGTGGATGCCCTCATGAACTACCTCACGACGGCTGGCTATCCAGGTAAGACCTTCGAGGAGCGCTGGCCCCCAGATCTCCACCTCATAGGGAAGGACATAAGCTGGCATCATTCGGTGATCTGGACTTCCCTCCTCCTCGCGCTGGATCTTCCCCTCCCCAAGAAGATCTTCGTACACGGCTTCATCACCTACAAGGGGGAAAAGCTGAGCAAGAGCAGGGGGGTGACGCTCGATCCCCTCCACTTCGCACGCACCTATTCCCCGGATGCCCTGAGATACTTCCTGCTGCGCGAGGTCTCCTTCGGACAGGACGGTTCCTTTTCGGAGGAGGCCCTGAGGACAAGGCTGAAGGAGGAACTCGTGGGGAATCTGGGTAACTTCGTACACAGGGTGCTCACCTTCACTTGGAACCACTTCGACGGAAAGGTGCCGGAGGGGAAGGTGGATCCCTCCCTGGAAAGGGAGGTGGCCTCCTGCGCCGAGGAAACCGGGAGGCTGATGGAAGGGTTGAGGCTCCACCAGGCACTGGAGAGGGTGATGTTGCTGGCCAAGACAGGGAACGAGTACTTCCAGGGAAAAAGGCCCTGGGAAGCCATAAAGGTGAGGAGGGGGGAGGCTGCCGACTGCCTCTTCAACTCCCTCAACCTGGTGAAGTGCCTTTCCATCCTGCTCTTCCCCTTCCTGCCCTTCACCTCCCAGAAGATGGCCCACATGCTCGGGGTGGAGGTGAAGGAATGGAAGCAGGCCTACACCTTCGACCTGAAGCCCGGACACCCCATCAGAAAACCGGAAATCCTCTTCAGGGTGGTGGAGGCGGAACCTGCCGGGAGTACCCTCAAGGCGGAGGAGTTCGAGAAGGTGGACCTGAGGGTGGCGGAGGTGGTGAGGGCGGAAAGGGTTCAGGGATCGGAGAAGATGGTGAGGCTGGAGCTCAGACTTCCGGAGGGAAACCGGACGGTGATGGCGGGGATAGGGAAGAGTTACTCGCCGGAGGAGCTGGTGGGGAAGAGGGTGGTGCTGGTGGCCAACCTCGAAAGGAAAAAGATCATGGGGGTGGAGTCGGAGGGGATGATCCTGGCAGCGGGAGAGAGGGAAGAAGAGCTCTCCCTCATCGTTCCAGAGAGACCCGTAAAACCGGGAACGAAGGTGAGGTAG